In Zunongwangia profunda SM-A87, the following proteins share a genomic window:
- a CDS encoding efflux RND transporter permease subunit, which translates to MSNLDKEFKLSSWAIDNKMTVYVIIAIIMLGGLLSYYGMPREAFPEIVETKIYVSSVNPGNSAEDVEKFITEPLEEEFNNIAGIKEITSTTLQDYSIVIVEFEEDISVDVAKTKVKDKVDLVKAETTWPTLDNGAKVEPNIFDLNISEEMPILNINLTGDYPVQELKTYAEYLQEKIELLPQIKEASIRGAEDMEVEIAVDVYKMSASQVSFDNIINAVSMENKTISAGNIITSGVEKNIRIVGEIKDPKELENVIVKREGGNIFLKDIAEINFKEKDPTTFAREYGEPVVMLDIKKRGGKNMIEAVEDIKKIIATEQEDYLPENLHISYSNDQSTQTQTQVDDLVNNIIFGVILVVLVLMFFLGFRNALFVGLAIPLSMFLSYIVLSSLGFTLNTMVLFALVMGLGMLVDNGIVVVENVYTLMDEGMPRRQAAKQGLGEIAWPIIASTATTLAAFFPLGLWPGTIGKFMVIFPITLSIVLGSSLFVALIINSMLTSEFMKTEEEEITKKKLIRLSLILGALGIVLLLGGFLLDIGAFRGIGNILILLVILLWLYKYVLTKAISYFQYTALKKLENRYENTLKYALSGKRAYAFFFGTVIMLILSFILIGAVQPNVLFFPENEPKQIITYIEYPEGTDIQKTNQLTKQVEKRIYDVIQKYNDDGYNYMVESAISQVGEGAGNPQTDGGQQNEMPHKGKITLSMREFNERRGVRSSDVMEEIRAAVHGFPGASIIVEKDAAGPPAGYPINIEIKGEDYEEMLAEAENMRSYIQRLSIEGIEELKIDVNKSKSELEVIVDRRKAGQLGVSTVAVGQTLRRAIYGEEVSTYKEGDDDYEVNVRFNEKFRYDENALFNQPITFRDQNNGQLVQVPISALVNTEVASSFSSIKRKDLKRVITVYSNVLGDYNANEIVQQLKTELQNYELPEDMSFAFTGEQEEQADNMAFLLKALLIAIGGILLILVAQFNSISKPIIIISAVVLSLVGVFFGLIIFQMDFVIIMTMMGIISLAGIVVNNAIVLIDYTQILIDRKKNELGLEDDELLTRAQYFDCIVRGGKSRLRPVLLTAITTVLGLIPLAIGLNIDFFGLMIDYDPRIYIGGDNVIFWGPLAWTVIFGLVFATFLTLIVVPVMFYLVNRAKVKTRDKKLARKEQRLAKS; encoded by the coding sequence ATGAGCAATTTAGATAAAGAATTTAAGCTCTCCTCCTGGGCAATCGACAACAAAATGACGGTGTACGTTATTATTGCGATCATTATGCTGGGTGGTTTGCTTTCTTATTACGGGATGCCGCGGGAAGCATTTCCGGAAATCGTAGAAACTAAAATATACGTAAGTTCGGTAAACCCCGGAAACTCGGCTGAAGATGTAGAGAAGTTTATCACAGAACCTTTAGAGGAAGAGTTTAATAATATAGCCGGCATCAAGGAAATTACCTCGACCACCCTTCAGGATTATTCTATTGTTATTGTAGAGTTTGAAGAAGATATTAGTGTAGATGTCGCCAAAACAAAAGTAAAAGATAAGGTAGATTTAGTAAAAGCCGAAACTACCTGGCCTACTTTAGATAATGGAGCTAAAGTAGAACCTAACATTTTCGATCTTAATATTTCAGAAGAAATGCCTATTCTGAATATTAACTTGACCGGTGATTATCCCGTTCAGGAATTAAAGACTTATGCTGAATATCTTCAGGAAAAAATCGAATTACTTCCGCAGATAAAAGAGGCCAGTATTCGTGGTGCTGAGGATATGGAGGTTGAAATTGCCGTAGATGTCTACAAAATGTCTGCATCACAGGTAAGTTTCGATAATATTATAAATGCGGTAAGTATGGAAAACAAAACCATTTCTGCCGGAAATATTATTACCAGTGGTGTTGAAAAGAACATCAGGATCGTAGGAGAAATAAAGGATCCAAAAGAATTAGAAAACGTTATTGTAAAACGTGAAGGAGGAAATATCTTCCTTAAAGATATCGCTGAAATCAATTTTAAAGAGAAGGATCCAACAACATTTGCCAGAGAGTACGGGGAGCCTGTAGTCATGCTGGACATCAAAAAGCGTGGTGGAAAAAACATGATCGAAGCGGTAGAAGATATTAAAAAAATTATCGCTACAGAACAGGAAGATTATCTCCCAGAAAACCTTCATATTTCGTACTCTAACGATCAATCCACTCAAACGCAAACACAGGTAGACGACCTTGTAAATAACATCATCTTTGGGGTGATACTAGTGGTTTTGGTATTAATGTTTTTCTTAGGTTTTAGAAATGCACTTTTTGTTGGTTTAGCCATTCCACTTTCTATGTTCCTATCTTACATTGTACTTTCCAGCCTTGGCTTTACCCTAAACACCATGGTACTTTTCGCTCTGGTTATGGGGCTGGGAATGCTGGTAGATAACGGTATTGTTGTGGTAGAAAACGTATATACTTTAATGGACGAAGGGATGCCCAGAAGACAGGCGGCCAAGCAGGGTCTTGGAGAAATAGCATGGCCTATTATCGCTTCGACCGCAACCACTCTGGCTGCATTTTTCCCATTAGGACTTTGGCCCGGCACCATTGGTAAGTTTATGGTCATCTTTCCAATCACTTTATCTATTGTACTAGGCTCATCGCTGTTTGTAGCATTGATCATCAACTCGATGCTTACCTCAGAATTTATGAAAACCGAAGAGGAAGAGATCACCAAAAAGAAACTTATACGATTATCCCTAATATTGGGAGCATTAGGAATTGTTCTCTTATTAGGTGGTTTTTTACTGGACATAGGGGCTTTTAGAGGCATTGGAAATATTTTAATCCTTTTGGTTATATTACTATGGCTTTATAAGTATGTATTAACAAAAGCGATATCCTATTTTCAGTATACGGCTTTAAAAAAACTGGAAAACCGTTATGAGAATACATTAAAATATGCTCTAAGCGGTAAAAGAGCCTATGCGTTTTTCTTTGGCACCGTGATTATGCTAATCCTTTCTTTTATCCTAATTGGCGCAGTACAACCTAACGTATTGTTTTTTCCGGAAAATGAACCGAAACAGATTATCACTTATATCGAATATCCGGAAGGGACCGATATCCAAAAAACCAATCAACTCACTAAACAGGTTGAAAAAAGAATCTACGATGTCATCCAAAAATATAATGATGACGGCTACAATTATATGGTAGAGTCGGCTATTTCTCAGGTAGGTGAAGGTGCTGGAAACCCGCAGACCGATGGCGGCCAACAAAATGAAATGCCTCATAAGGGTAAAATCACTTTGTCTATGCGTGAATTTAATGAACGTAGAGGCGTAAGAAGTAGTGATGTAATGGAGGAAATCCGCGCAGCCGTTCACGGCTTTCCCGGGGCCTCGATTATCGTTGAGAAAGATGCTGCAGGCCCTCCTGCCGGTTACCCAATTAATATTGAAATTAAGGGCGAAGATTACGAAGAAATGCTGGCTGAAGCCGAAAATATGCGCTCCTATATTCAGAGATTGAGCATAGAAGGAATAGAAGAGCTAAAAATCGATGTTAATAAATCTAAATCTGAACTTGAAGTTATTGTAGACCGCAGAAAAGCAGGTCAACTTGGTGTTTCTACGGTCGCTGTTGGGCAAACCTTACGTAGGGCGATTTATGGGGAAGAAGTTTCTACCTATAAAGAAGGAGACGACGATTATGAAGTAAATGTGCGCTTCAACGAAAAATTTAGATACGATGAAAATGCGCTGTTCAATCAACCCATTACCTTTAGAGATCAAAATAATGGGCAATTGGTACAGGTTCCAATTTCAGCATTGGTAAATACTGAAGTTGCCTCCTCTTTCAGCTCGATCAAAAGAAAAGATCTAAAAAGAGTAATCACTGTTTATTCTAATGTGTTGGGTGATTATAATGCAAACGAAATTGTACAGCAATTAAAAACCGAACTTCAGAATTACGAATTACCAGAAGATATGAGTTTTGCCTTTACGGGCGAGCAGGAAGAACAGGCAGACAATATGGCGTTTTTATTAAAAGCCTTACTTATTGCTATAGGTGGAATTTTGTTGATTTTAGTAGCCCAATTTAACTCGATTTCCAAACCGATAATCATTATTAGTGCGGTAGTATTAAGTTTGGTGGGCGTATTTTTCGGATTAATTATTTTCCAGATGGACTTTGTGATTATCATGACCATGATGGGAATTATATCTCTGGCCGGTATTGTAGTGAATAATGCTATTGTTCTTATAGACTATACCCAAATACTTATAGACCGTAAGAAAAACGAACTTGGTTTAGAAGACGACGAGCTGCTTACAAGAGCACAATATTTTGATTGCATTGTACGTGGCGGTAAATCAAGGTTACGCCCCGTACTTTTAACAGCAATCACTACTGTTCTTGGATTAATACCATTAGCAATAGGATTAAATATTGACTTTTTTGGATTAATGATCGATTATGATCCACGTATTTATATAGGAGGAGATAATGTTATTTTCTGGGGACCTTTAGCCTGGACAGTGATTTTCGGACTGGTTTTCGCGACCTTCCTAACATTGATCGTTGTACCGGTCATGTTCTATCTTGTAAATCGTGCAAAGGTTAAAACCAGAGATAAAAAATTAGCCAGAAAAGAACAAAGACTGGCCAAAAGCTAA
- a CDS encoding toxin-antitoxin system YwqK family antitoxin — translation MKTIKNTMIAALMMIGGAAIAQNGIKKPVFEKQGDLIKGTYYYEDGSIRQEGTYKEGELHGKWVSYNENGEKTASAEYNNGAKTGRWLFWEGDKIKQVEYKSNQIVSVNDISSKSSLAINEE, via the coding sequence ATGAAGACGATAAAAAATACAATGATTGCTGCACTAATGATGATAGGAGGAGCAGCTATCGCACAAAACGGAATTAAAAAACCTGTTTTTGAAAAACAGGGAGATTTAATAAAAGGAACATATTATTATGAAGACGGAAGTATTAGGCAGGAAGGTACGTACAAGGAAGGGGAGCTCCACGGAAAATGGGTTTCTTACAACGAGAACGGTGAAAAGACAGCATCCGCGGAATATAACAATGGTGCAAAAACTGGTAGATGGCTTTTTTGGGAAGGTGATAAGATTAAGCAGGTAGAATATAAGTCTAACCAAATCGTATCAGTAAATGATATTTCATCTAAATCTTCGTTGGCAATAAACGAAGAATAG
- the aspS gene encoding aspartate--tRNA ligase codes for MYRSHTCGELNSSKIGNEVTLSGWVQKIRNKGFMVWVDLRDRYGITQLIFDEERSSEDLMKKAATLGREFVIQVKGDVIERESKNPNIATGEIEVLVKELAILNASLTPPFTIEEETDGGEDLRMKYRYLDIRRNPVKNKLIFRHKVGMQVRNYLSNQGFIEVETPYLIKSTPEGARDFVVPSRMNEGQFYALPQSPQTFKQLLMVGGMDKYFQIVKCFRDEDLRADRQPEFTQIDCEMAFVEQEDILNIFEGLTRHLLKEINNITIDAFPRMTYDEAMRKYGNDKPDIRFGMEFAELDDIAKNKGFNVFDQQELVVGIAVPGAASYTRKQIDALISWVKRPQIGANGLVWAKYNDDGSLKSSVDKFYTEENLKEWAQATGAKPGDLILVMAGDANKTRSQLSALRMHLGNELGLRKPDEFAPLWVIDFPLLEWDEETERYHAMHHPFTSPKAEDIPLLATDPGKVRANAYDLVLNGNEIGGGSIRIHDKETQSKMFSHLGFTEEEAKEQFGFLMNAFQYGAPPHGGIAFGFDRLTAILGGQETIRDFIAFPKNNAGRDVMIDAPSKLDESQLKELSLKLNIE; via the coding sequence ATGTACAGAAGTCATACTTGCGGTGAGCTTAATTCTTCCAAAATCGGGAACGAGGTAACGCTTTCAGGATGGGTGCAAAAAATTAGAAATAAAGGTTTTATGGTCTGGGTGGATCTTCGTGATCGCTACGGAATTACCCAGCTTATTTTTGATGAAGAAAGATCTTCAGAAGATTTGATGAAGAAAGCTGCAACCCTGGGCCGCGAGTTTGTAATTCAGGTAAAAGGTGATGTGATAGAAAGGGAATCCAAAAACCCTAATATCGCCACAGGTGAGATTGAAGTTTTGGTAAAAGAACTTGCGATTTTAAACGCATCACTAACGCCACCTTTTACTATTGAAGAGGAGACCGATGGCGGTGAAGATCTAAGAATGAAGTATCGCTATCTTGATATTCGAAGAAATCCGGTGAAAAACAAACTGATTTTTAGACACAAAGTAGGGATGCAGGTTAGAAATTATTTATCTAACCAGGGATTTATTGAGGTTGAGACACCCTATCTTATTAAATCCACTCCTGAAGGTGCTCGTGATTTCGTAGTTCCAAGTAGAATGAATGAAGGGCAGTTTTATGCCTTACCACAGTCGCCACAAACTTTTAAGCAATTGCTTATGGTTGGAGGAATGGATAAATACTTCCAGATCGTAAAGTGTTTTAGAGATGAGGATTTAAGAGCCGATCGACAGCCAGAATTTACACAAATCGACTGTGAAATGGCTTTTGTGGAACAGGAGGACATACTAAATATCTTTGAAGGCTTAACTCGCCATCTGCTAAAAGAAATCAATAATATAACTATTGATGCCTTCCCACGCATGACTTATGATGAAGCAATGCGCAAATATGGTAATGACAAACCAGATATTCGCTTTGGGATGGAGTTTGCCGAGTTAGACGATATTGCAAAGAATAAAGGCTTTAATGTTTTCGATCAGCAAGAACTCGTTGTAGGTATCGCTGTTCCAGGAGCAGCTTCTTATACCCGAAAGCAAATCGATGCTTTGATTAGTTGGGTAAAACGCCCGCAAATTGGGGCAAACGGACTAGTTTGGGCTAAATACAACGATGATGGAAGCTTAAAATCTTCTGTAGATAAATTTTATACGGAAGAAAATCTAAAAGAATGGGCACAGGCCACGGGCGCAAAACCCGGCGATCTGATTTTAGTTATGGCTGGTGATGCCAATAAAACAAGATCTCAATTAAGTGCATTACGTATGCATCTTGGTAACGAACTAGGCCTTAGAAAGCCAGATGAATTTGCTCCGCTTTGGGTAATTGACTTCCCTTTACTAGAATGGGATGAAGAAACAGAACGTTACCATGCCATGCACCACCCATTTACGTCTCCTAAAGCTGAAGATATACCTCTTTTAGCTACCGATCCGGGAAAAGTAAGGGCTAATGCTTATGATCTCGTATTAAATGGTAATGAAATTGGTGGTGGTTCTATAAGAATTCACGATAAAGAAACACAATCTAAAATGTTTTCTCATTTAGGCTTTACTGAAGAAGAAGCTAAAGAGCAATTTGGATTCTTAATGAACGCTTTTCAATACGGTGCGCCACCACATGGTGGAATTGCATTTGGTTTTGATAGACTAACTGCCATTCTTGGTGGCCAGGAAACTATTCGGGACTTTATCGCTTTTCCAAAAAACAATGCCGGCCGCGACGTAATGATTGATGCTCCATCAAAATTAGATGAAAGCCAACTAAAAGAATTAAGCTTAAAACTGAATATTGAATAA
- a CDS encoding chloride channel protein translates to MFLKAVPGLQKFLLWKTKHLSQQQFILILSAIIGFTAGLGAVIIKNLTHFIQNLLEGNLIANYHHAFYFIFPIIGLALTVFIIKKILRKPVGHGIPSTLYAISKRKGLMRSFQMYGSILTAPITVGFGGSVGLEGPTVATGASLGSNIARLFRMNQSARTLLIGCAAAGAMSSIFKAPIAAIIFAIEVFSLDLTLVSMLPLLTASVSAILTSYFFFGSDTILPFELMDDFTISEVPFYMILGCICALGSMYFTVIYFKIHTIFGKIENKFFRLLLAGAGLGIIIYFIPPLYGEGYGVINNLLAENYIQALGTNFLNDFLDNIWVVILLLAGLVVFKIFATSLTFAAGGVGGIFAPVLFMGSALGHCFALVVNHLGITNEPISTSSFTMVGMAGLMAGVLHAPLTAIFLIAELTGGYELFVPLMITALISYMITNTVQPHSVYTLELAQRGELLTHDKDQTVLTLLNINQIIEKNFIPLNVNMNLGDVIHEGVIKSSRNIFPVIDKEENFMGIILLDDIRPIMFKQHLYDEITVSDIMQRAPDIIDLQNDSMKTIMKKFQHSAAWNLPVVKDDKYVGFISKSKMLTAYRQKLIEVTV, encoded by the coding sequence ATGTTTTTAAAAGCGGTTCCTGGATTACAAAAATTTTTACTGTGGAAGACAAAGCATCTTTCGCAACAGCAGTTCATTTTAATTCTTAGTGCTATCATTGGCTTTACGGCGGGTTTGGGTGCGGTTATTATAAAAAACTTAACCCATTTTATCCAAAACCTACTGGAGGGAAATTTAATTGCGAATTATCATCACGCATTCTATTTTATTTTCCCAATTATAGGTCTGGCCTTAACGGTGTTTATTATAAAAAAAATATTACGAAAACCAGTAGGGCATGGCATACCTTCTACACTATATGCCATTTCAAAAAGAAAGGGACTTATGCGTTCGTTCCAGATGTACGGTTCGATTCTAACAGCTCCGATAACCGTTGGTTTTGGTGGATCTGTAGGACTAGAGGGACCTACCGTTGCCACAGGGGCTTCTTTGGGATCTAACATTGCACGTTTATTTAGAATGAACCAAAGTGCCCGTACACTTTTAATAGGTTGTGCAGCCGCAGGAGCGATGTCTTCGATTTTTAAAGCGCCTATTGCCGCTATTATTTTTGCCATAGAAGTTTTTAGCTTAGATCTTACCCTGGTAAGCATGTTGCCATTACTTACAGCATCAGTATCAGCGATCTTAACTTCCTACTTTTTCTTCGGTTCAGATACCATTCTTCCTTTTGAACTTATGGACGATTTTACCATTTCAGAAGTACCATTTTATATGATCCTGGGCTGTATATGTGCATTAGGCTCGATGTACTTTACGGTGATCTATTTTAAAATACATACCATCTTCGGCAAAATTGAAAATAAATTCTTTAGGCTATTACTGGCAGGAGCAGGACTGGGAATTATCATATATTTTATTCCCCCGCTATATGGTGAAGGTTATGGGGTTATAAATAACCTTTTAGCCGAAAACTATATTCAGGCTTTAGGAACTAACTTTTTAAATGATTTTCTCGATAATATCTGGGTTGTGATTTTACTACTTGCAGGACTGGTAGTATTCAAAATCTTCGCAACCTCACTTACTTTCGCGGCAGGTGGTGTTGGCGGAATCTTTGCACCAGTACTTTTTATGGGAAGCGCCCTAGGACATTGTTTCGCTCTAGTAGTAAACCATCTAGGCATTACTAACGAGCCTATCTCCACCAGTAGTTTTACAATGGTAGGGATGGCAGGCTTAATGGCAGGGGTTTTACATGCACCCTTAACAGCTATCTTCCTTATCGCCGAATTAACCGGGGGATACGAACTTTTTGTACCATTAATGATCACTGCCTTAATATCATATATGATTACAAATACGGTGCAACCACATTCCGTCTATACTTTAGAATTGGCTCAACGTGGCGAACTTTTAACTCACGACAAAGATCAAACGGTATTAACCTTGCTTAATATTAACCAGATCATTGAAAAAAACTTTATTCCTTTAAATGTGAATATGAATTTAGGAGATGTTATTCACGAAGGTGTGATTAAGTCTTCACGAAACATTTTTCCTGTAATTGATAAAGAAGAAAATTTTATGGGAATTATTCTTTTAGATGATATACGGCCGATAATGTTTAAACAACATCTTTACGATGAAATTACCGTAAGCGATATTATGCAAAGGGCACCAGACATTATCGATCTGCAAAACGACAGTATGAAAACAATCATGAAAAAATTTCAGCATAGTGCCGCATGGAATCTCCCCGTTGTTAAAGATGACAAGTATGTTGGTTTTATTTCAAAATCAAAAATGCTCACCGCATACCGCCAGAAATTAATCGAGGTAACTGTTTAA